GAACTCCATAATAGGTCGCCACGTCGAGATTGGGAACAACGTGAGAATCGTAAACTCCGTAATCGGCGACAACGCCGTCATAGAGGACAACGTGAGGATGTACAACGTCAAAATCTGGCCACACGAGTTCGTGGAGAGGGGGGCAACGCTTGAGCACTACACCGTTAGGACGGGTGTGCCGAGAAGATGATTAAGATTGGAGTAAAGCCAGTCTTATTAGTGGCGTATTCCTTTTTCGTCTTTCTTGTTGAGGCATCCCTCGGAATCCACAGGAAGGTCGCTGACCTCTACCTGACTACCCAAAGGGTTGGCGGGATCCCCTGCGTTAAGTTTTACTGCGTTACCTCCACCTGGATTCTCGCCCTAGCCATTTTGATAGCCCCTCTCCTCCTCGGCTATCTCCTCCTTGAGCGCTACGAAGCCCTGAGAGAGCACGCGAAGAGCCACTTGCTTTTCGGTCTCCTCCTCGTCCCGGTCGGCCTCTGCAAGACTCTTTATGCTGGAGGCTTTGTAACGATGCTCTACTTCCTCTCCCTCGCAACCGACCTGTCGTATCTCCTTCAGCAAGACTACTACGAAAAACGCCTTCACGAGCTCGCTCTGGTTGTCTTCACGTGGTTTTTAACCACATCGGCACTGATGCTCAAGCCCTGGGTGTGCTGAGGGACTTGCATCCCCAGCTTTGACTCTCAATCGAAAGGTATTAATTTCTGGTACTCAAACTAACTTCGGTGGGACGATGCACTACGAAGAAGTTGAGGTTCTCCTTCAAAGATCAGAGGACTACATGGAGCTTGCTGATTCTGCTTTTGATGAAGAGAAGTACGACGCCGCGATTTTTCTGACAGAACAAGCGATTCAGTTTTACCTCAAAGCCCTTCTGATTAAATACGCTGACGTGAGACTCAGAACTCACTCGGTAAGGGAGCTTCTGGCGGCCCTTGGGAAAGCCCTTGAAGCGGAAGAGAAGGTAGCTGACTTCATAAGGTCGCACCGGAGCCTTCTCAGAGAGCTTGAGGATGCATACATAGGGGCGAGGTATGAGCCGCGGCGCTACTACCGCGAGGACGCGGAGGAGCTTATGGAGTTCGTGAGGGAAGTTAGGGACTTCGTGGAGGGTCTAGCGGATGAGTTCGAAAGGAAGAGCCATTGAGGCAATGATCGAGCGCGGGAGGAAGAGGTACCTAATGATAAAGAACTACAAGCGCTACCTTCCAGCGATAAAGAGGGCTTGCGAGGAAGTCTTTGGTAAGTGCGAGCTCTACGTCTTTGGCAGCGTCCTGACCGGGAAGTTCACCGCTGGGAGTGACGTTGATCTGATGATAAAGGTTCAAAAAGTCCCAAAAAGCCTCCGCGAGAGGGCTGAACTTGAGGCGAGGATCGAAGAGCTCGCAGGCCTGCCCGATTATCACCCCTTTGAATTCCACATCGTTGATGAAGAGGGATTCGAGCGGTACGTAAAACTGCTGAAAGCCGAGCTGAAAAAAGTGGAATGAAGCAAAACTTAAGGTCTTCCTCTCTTCTTTGCGATCCACAGGAGGAACAATCCAGCCACTATGAATCCAGCAAGGCTTGCACCGTAGGGCAGCGTGGGGTGAATGCTCGCAAGGAAACCGGCTGTGATCGGAGTTATGAGTCCAAGAACTTTCCGGTAGCTCGAAAGGGCCGCATGGAACTCTGTTGTCCTCTCCTTTGGAATGAGCTTGAAGAGCCACGAGCGGTAGAACGGGAACCAGAGCGCGTTGCCGAAGTCTCCGATGGCGTAAACGACCAGGGCGAGCCAGAAAGGTGGGGCAAGGGCCATCACGAAGGCGTAGAGGGCGTTTAGGAACATTCCCAAAGCTATCGCGTGGAAGCCCTTATTCTTTGGAACCCTCTCGCTGGCGTATGTGCCTGCTATTCTAAGAAGACTGCTCGCAACCGCTATCAGCGTTATCTCGAAGACCGTCTTGTGAAGAACGAAGACGACGTAGTTTATGAGGACGAACTCAGGAGCTAGCCCCCACGCCAGCGTTAATAGCGTTTCAAATGCAAGGAGGCGCTTAAACTCACCCGCTTTGAACGTGAACCCCTCCGGGGTTATCCTCTCCTCCTTGCCCACAGGGGGCAGGAAGAGCCAGAGGTAAGCGACAGTTACAACCGAGAAGAGGCCGAAGAAGAGGAAGGTCAGGCGGTAGTGCTCCGGCCTATTGTACACATATCCGAGGAGGTAGCCCATTATCGGAAAGCTCACCAAAGTAGCTATCTCGGGCAATCTTAGATGCCAGGCGAATATCTCCTCGTATTTGTCCTCAGGGTAGATTATCTGCTCGTAGGCCTGGTAGAGAGGGTATAACAGAGTGGAAAGCTTGTCGATCACCTTGCCGCCGAAGAGCATCAGCGGCGCTATCGCTCCCTTGGCGAGGCCGTACATGACGTAGGCTATTCCATCGAGGATGTCTATCACTATGAGGCCCTTTTTGATATCCCAGCGGTTGAAGAGCCTGCCGAAGAGGTAGGTGAGCGGGATCGAGGCGATGTTCACTATCGTGAAGAACACCCCGACCTCAAGGATGGAGTAGCCCGTCATCATAAGGTAGAGCGGGAAGAGAGTCCACGTTATTAGTCCCGGGGCTATGAGGGTGTGGTAGATCATATAGGCCTTGGCTTCCCTGGGAATTTCGCTCCAGCGCATAAAGAACCCTCCGAAGGCCTAAAGTGTCGTGCTTTGAGTGAAAAAACTTTAAATAATTTTCGGCGGGAGTAACGATGGTGCCATGGATGGAAGAAAGGTGGGACTTTGACTCGTGGGCGGAGAGCTATGACGAGGACGTTATGAGCGACGGCTGGATACACAGCGATTATGAGAGAGTCCTTCGGCTTGTCGCGGAGAGGGCTAAGGGAGTGGTCGTTGATGTGGGCTGTGGCACGGGCAACATCCTCCGCTTCCTCCGCTGTGAGCGCTACATCGGCGTCGAGCCCTCGGAGGGGATGCGGAAGGCTTTTCGCGAGAAGTGGGGCTTTGAGCCCATTGACGGCCACTTTCTCGAAATCCCTCTTCCGGAGGGGAGCGCGGATACAGTGGTGAGCACCTACGCCTTCCACCACGTTCCTGACGAGGAGAAGGGGGAAGCGATAAGGGAAATGCTCCGCGTGCTGAGACCGGGAGGGATCCTAATCATAGCCGACGTCATGTTTGAGTCGGAAGACGAGAAAAGGCGCATAGGCGAGGAGGACGGCATACTGGAAGAGGTTCTGGAAGAGTACTTCGCGACCCTCGACCACTTGGGGGCGATTTTTGAAAGGCTGGGGGTATATTGGGAGGCCGAGAGGGTGAACAGGTACGTCTGGGTGGTGGCGGTGGAAAAGCACTCCAACCTGCTCACCCCTGACCACAACCCCTAAATGGTTGAGCACCCAACTAACGAACATGCCCGACGAAGACCTAGCCAGGGAAGTCCAGGAGCTCAGGGAGGCCCTTGAAACGCTGAGGAAGAGCTTCGAGATAGTCTCCCAGATGGCCCAGTCCTACCTCCGGCTCCTCAACCTCTACGCGGAATACGGCGGGCTTAGCATAGACGTTGTTATTCCAGAGATAAAGCATGACCCGATAGCGAGGGAGATTGTGAAGATTCTCTTCGACCTGAGGAGGGCAAACGTGAGCCAAATAGCGCGGGAGCTCAAGGGGAGGCGTGGAAAGGCCTCGCGGAACACAGTCAGGGCAAAGCTTGAGGAGCTGGAGGAGCTGGGCGTCGTTAGAGAGGTGTCCTCCGAGGACAACAGAGGCAGGATATATACCCTCTCCCGCGATGTGGTCAGGAAGTGGTTAGAGCTGATCGGAATGCCGATTAGGTTTGAGCACGCTAATGATTATTGAGGTGATTGGTATGGTGAACGCGGAGAAGATTGAGAGGTTGATTGACGAGATCGTTGAGGAGATGAGGAACGCCAAGACACCGGAGGAGCTCGAAGCCCTCCAAAGGAAGGTGGAGATGCTCGAAGACCTCATAGAGGCCGTCGAGGGCGACAAGGACATCGAGAAAGCAGCAATTCTGATGGACAAGATCGGTCCCATAATGGAGGACATAATAGAGCCTATAAAGGAGCTCCTCAAGGAGCTATATAACCCTGAGAAGATGGCGGCAATGGGGAAGAGCGTCGCCGATTTCTACAAGAACCTCGTCGAGGCGGGAATGGACAAGGAGGCTGCTCTTGAGCTGACGAAGGAGTACATGGCCAGCATAAACGTCGTCAAGACCCTGACTGAGACCTTCGCAAACATGATGGCAAGCAAGGGCGGCAACGTGAGCGTTAACATCCCCCTCGGCCACAAGAAGGTCAGGGAAATAGAGATCGAGGAAGAGGAGGAGAAGGAGGAGTGAGCTTAGTCAGCTCTCTCCTTAAGCTTCTCTTTTTACATATTCCAAGGTCTCTATTCCAAATTGCGGGGTTAGTTAGGATTGTCCGCAGGGGAAGGAGGGCCTTTAGAAAGGCTTTGAAGAAGGAAGGCCTACCAGAAGAGGTTGTGGATGCTCTCACGGAGGAATTTTTCGTTGAGGTTGACTGGAAAGGGATGATTTTTAGAAAAGAAAGAGACTAAGTAAGGTCTTTTCTGAACACCAGCACGTTCGGCTCGTCGGTCTCGTCCCATAGGGACAGACCGAGCCGCTTGAGGCCGGGTAAAACTTCCCTCATGCTCGCAGGGAGCATGAGGTCAAAGGCTTCGTCCCTATCCTTCGCGACCCACGCCATAGCTGGAAGCATTGCCTTTATACAACCAAGCCCGAAGGAGAGCGGCGTGAACGTGGCCCTTCCTTTCTCAACCAGGAACTTGAAGCCGGCTATCTCGTAAACCTCGGCCTTCCTTCTCACCCACTCAAGGGCCTCCTCGCCCCACTCGGGGTAAGGGTCTATGAGGGCAACACTCACGAAGCCTTTCTTCTCGTAAAACCGCCTCGTCTCATCGTAGGGCCGGTAGGGAGGTCGCCAGAAGTCTTGGCGACGAGGACTTCAAAGCCCCACTCTCTTGCCAGGCTCTCGACGAACTTCAGGAGGGTGGAGCCAATATCTTCCTCCGGTGTTCCCTCTTTACGGCCATCCAGAGGATTTCGAGGGCCTTCTCGTTGGTGGGCTTTACCGTTATGGAGCCTAGAACGTTTCCGTTTTCAGCAGTCAGGTAAGTCTCCTCCTTCCTAAGGTCGCGTTCGATGAACCACTCCGGA
This sequence is a window from Thermococcus kodakarensis KOD1. Protein-coding genes within it:
- a CDS encoding HEPN domain-containing protein; the protein is MHYEEVEVLLQRSEDYMELADSAFDEEKYDAAIFLTEQAIQFYLKALLIKYADVRLRTHSVRELLAALGKALEAEEKVADFIRSHRSLLRELEDAYIGARYEPRRYYREDAEELMEFVREVRDFVEGLADEFERKSH
- a CDS encoding nucleotidyltransferase domain-containing protein, with amino-acid sequence MSSKGRAIEAMIERGRKRYLMIKNYKRYLPAIKRACEEVFGKCELYVFGSVLTGKFTAGSDVDLMIKVQKVPKSLRERAELEARIEELAGLPDYHPFEFHIVDEEGFERYVKLLKAELKKVE
- a CDS encoding MFS transporter; protein product: MRWSEIPREAKAYMIYHTLIAPGLITWTLFPLYLMMTGYSILEVGVFFTIVNIASIPLTYLFGRLFNRWDIKKGLIVIDILDGIAYVMYGLAKGAIAPLMLFGGKVIDKLSTLLYPLYQAYEQIIYPEDKYEEIFAWHLRLPEIATLVSFPIMGYLLGYVYNRPEHYRLTFLFFGLFSVVTVAYLWLFLPPVGKEERITPEGFTFKAGEFKRLLAFETLLTLAWGLAPEFVLINYVVFVLHKTVFEITLIAVASSLLRIAGTYASERVPKNKGFHAIALGMFLNALYAFVMALAPPFWLALVVYAIGDFGNALWFPFYRSWLFKLIPKERTTEFHAALSSYRKVLGLITPITAGFLASIHPTLPYGASLAGFIVAGLFLLWIAKKRGRP
- a CDS encoding class I SAM-dependent methyltransferase — encoded protein: MEERWDFDSWAESYDEDVMSDGWIHSDYERVLRLVAERAKGVVVDVGCGTGNILRFLRCERYIGVEPSEGMRKAFREKWGFEPIDGHFLEIPLPEGSADTVVSTYAFHHVPDEEKGEAIREMLRVLRPGGILIIADVMFESEDEKRRIGEEDGILEEVLEEYFATLDHLGAIFERLGVYWEAERVNRYVWVVAVEKHSNLLTPDHNP
- a CDS encoding ArsR family transcriptional regulator, which encodes MPDEDLAREVQELREALETLRKSFEIVSQMAQSYLRLLNLYAEYGGLSIDVVIPEIKHDPIAREIVKILFDLRRANVSQIARELKGRRGKASRNTVRAKLEELEELGVVREVSSEDNRGRIYTLSRDVVRKWLELIGMPIRFEHANDY
- a CDS encoding GNAT family N-acetyltransferase, which gives rise to MQACIEIAKGLPEWFIERDLRKEETYLTAENGNVLGSITVKPTNEKALEILWMAVKREHRRKILAPPS